One Brevibacillus choshinensis genomic window carries:
- a CDS encoding copper amine oxidase N-terminal domain-containing protein: protein MAHKKWQVLCVTAVLSAALWTNQSVLAAEQTPQRVEVKLRLNAAQAKVNGQDMAIEQPYLSQNTTMIPLSLLTAAFGAGLQYDSQSQMIELIYNGKVIKLKTGSKLAWINGNEVTLTASPELKNGKTMVPLTLLTQVMGLQVVIDAKTKDVSILGAKQGETTTTNVSLDSDLGKTMVGDSYYGWKMKYPTGLIMDDQSFQGDYVGFRDAKDAYELFIYIADDQPENLSGTGLLSRLVDSTEYSVLSKGYVNDAAQPYARLISKGNNGSINEERAYQKGTRIFYVTLVIHDEADFRNPSKYSSYKDLLDSFSMSFPKGDAAVKDLSTVEGDYRWYKDEDFGLKVKVPADWQNNYNQSFTQFSSENGKQWLKIKITSKEDGLTLDDWVKRHEQMYRDLVNENYLKIDPATVSSTIAGVPSREQKVSSSDGTGWIPELDFFFFKGDYKVYVEVAYDPEASAQETAALIQTIKQSLTIDQSAMNPSMGEITDDDLIDKDQMATLKLPAYQFSISIPEHWKEMRSDASVRGYEFAGGYATIIALPGKLIDARKEVERSIKENTEAYGYTEKESKAVTLSGVQAYKMVFVGKDNGIRFEKQFYLLEKGKNAYMVAFTISEWVKTKSLEQRLQKIVDSIQFTEGK, encoded by the coding sequence ATGGCTCACAAGAAATGGCAAGTGCTTTGCGTAACGGCTGTGCTGTCGGCAGCGCTTTGGACAAATCAATCGGTGCTGGCGGCTGAGCAGACTCCCCAGAGAGTGGAAGTCAAACTCAGATTGAATGCAGCGCAGGCAAAAGTGAACGGGCAAGACATGGCGATCGAGCAGCCTTACTTGTCGCAGAATACGACGATGATTCCGCTCAGTCTTCTGACAGCTGCGTTTGGAGCGGGCTTGCAATACGACAGCCAAAGTCAGATGATCGAGCTCATTTACAATGGGAAGGTCATCAAATTGAAAACGGGCAGCAAGCTGGCTTGGATCAATGGCAACGAGGTGACTCTGACCGCTTCGCCCGAGCTGAAAAACGGAAAAACGATGGTGCCGCTCACCCTCTTGACGCAAGTGATGGGCCTGCAGGTGGTCATCGATGCAAAGACAAAGGACGTCAGCATCCTGGGAGCGAAGCAAGGAGAAACCACCACGACCAACGTGTCCTTGGATAGCGACCTCGGAAAGACGATGGTGGGAGACAGCTACTACGGCTGGAAAATGAAGTATCCGACAGGGTTGATCATGGATGATCAAAGCTTCCAGGGAGACTACGTCGGCTTCCGCGATGCCAAGGATGCGTATGAACTCTTCATTTACATTGCAGACGATCAGCCGGAGAATTTGTCTGGTACGGGCCTGCTGAGCCGTTTGGTGGATTCTACGGAATATTCAGTGCTGTCCAAAGGGTATGTGAATGATGCGGCGCAACCCTATGCCCGCCTGATTTCCAAGGGCAATAACGGCTCTATCAACGAAGAGAGGGCCTATCAAAAAGGAACGCGCATCTTCTATGTCACGCTGGTCATCCATGACGAGGCGGATTTCCGCAATCCGTCCAAGTACAGCAGCTATAAAGATTTGCTGGACAGCTTTTCCATGTCCTTTCCGAAGGGCGATGCAGCCGTCAAGGACCTTTCCACCGTCGAAGGAGACTATCGTTGGTATAAGGACGAAGATTTCGGCTTGAAGGTGAAGGTTCCGGCTGATTGGCAAAATAACTATAATCAGTCGTTCACCCAATTCTCCAGCGAGAATGGCAAACAGTGGTTGAAAATCAAGATTACCTCCAAGGAAGACGGGCTTACGCTCGATGACTGGGTGAAGCGGCATGAACAAATGTACCGCGACCTCGTGAATGAAAACTATTTGAAGATCGATCCCGCAACTGTCTCCTCGACAATAGCGGGAGTTCCTTCCAGAGAGCAGAAAGTCAGCAGTTCGGATGGCACAGGCTGGATCCCGGAGCTGGACTTCTTTTTCTTCAAAGGGGACTACAAGGTTTACGTAGAAGTCGCCTATGATCCGGAGGCAAGCGCACAGGAGACTGCGGCGCTGATCCAGACGATCAAGCAATCGCTAACGATCGATCAAAGCGCAATGAATCCGTCAATGGGCGAAATCACCGACGATGACCTGATCGACAAGGACCAGATGGCCACCCTCAAGCTTCCTGCCTATCAATTCTCGATCAGCATCCCGGAGCATTGGAAGGAAATGCGAAGCGATGCATCCGTTAGGGGGTACGAATTTGCCGGAGGGTACGCAACGATTATTGCTCTTCCAGGCAAGCTCATTGATGCTCGCAAGGAAGTAGAGCGATCCATAAAAGAAAATACGGAGGCCTATGGCTACACGGAAAAGGAAAGCAAGGCGGTCACCCTCTCCGGAGTTCAGGCCTACAAGATGGTCTTCGTGGGAAAAGACAATGGGATTCGGTTTGAGAAACAGTTTTATTTGCTGGAAAAGGGAAAGAATGCATACATGGTCGCCTTCACGATATCGGAATGGGTCAAAACCAAGTCGCTGGAGCAGCGCTTGCAAAAGATCGTGGACTCCATCCAATTCACTGAGGGAAAATAA
- the yunB gene encoding sporulation protein YunB, which yields MFRPRRRWKNPLSRTKAFFIAVVIFLVLSIQTLVFLEKRLEPTLLILASQKTEQLAKEAITDAVTKRISQQGVDFNQIVKIEKDNQGQIQAYQFNFKEYARIVGETTSRIQNKLQEFEAEKVDRTIPLGLATGNSFLANLGPDLPITFMPIGSVKTKLETELKEAGINMVLATVYIYVEVDLRIVVPFATDEQTVTTRIPITHSLIVGDVPQYLYNNPEGKPDVPRAQTPQGQTVPDAPEQP from the coding sequence ATGTTTCGACCCCGTCGGCGTTGGAAGAACCCGCTTTCCCGAACGAAGGCGTTTTTTATCGCGGTGGTCATTTTTTTGGTCCTGTCGATACAAACGCTGGTTTTCCTGGAAAAACGGCTCGAGCCGACGCTCTTGATCCTGGCTTCGCAAAAAACGGAGCAGTTGGCCAAGGAAGCAATTACGGACGCAGTAACCAAGCGGATTTCCCAACAAGGCGTCGACTTTAATCAAATCGTGAAGATTGAAAAAGACAACCAGGGGCAGATTCAGGCGTATCAGTTTAATTTCAAGGAGTATGCGCGGATCGTGGGGGAAACCACTTCCCGCATTCAAAACAAGCTGCAGGAATTCGAGGCGGAAAAGGTAGACCGTACGATCCCGCTCGGACTCGCGACGGGGAACAGCTTTCTGGCCAATTTGGGGCCGGACTTGCCGATTACGTTCATGCCGATCGGGTCGGTCAAGACCAAGCTGGAGACCGAGCTGAAGGAAGCGGGCATCAACATGGTGCTGGCGACCGTCTACATTTACGTGGAAGTAGACCTGCGCATCGTCGTCCCTTTCGCTACCGACGAGCAGACTGTGACCACGAGAATCCCGATCACGCACTCGCTCATCGTCGGAGATGTGCCTCAGTATTTGTACAACAACCCCGAAGGAAAGCCGGATGTTCCGAGAGCGCAGACGCCGCAGGGTCAAACGGTGCCAGACGCACCAGAGCAACCGTAA
- a CDS encoding MFS transporter, which translates to MIQMKTYLYVHALSSLGSRMDLIACSALIFTFDHSAFWLMAFFVARQAGGILFSLAAGVLADRVDRRRAMIASDIGAGLAVLSIVFFPNPYVVVAAAFFKGMLYSLFHISFQSSLPQMFERDELVRINGLTVRLESVVGIVGFALGGFLTSHVGYSLVIACDAASFLVSAAALTRMRWERAEPAIAKVNASEGAGFRETLLYLAKQPILLVISLLALFESLSTSAHNYGLPFLAEQLASADAALHGLMWSMMSLGGMAGSFVAGRLRVKKEEGMFGAFLLLALVVMLAFAGTTRVSVLALLAVAGLFAGAAQVYESTLLQQADNHIRGRVMGVQSLLSRIGFFIGFVAAPPLAAWTGLFGMVALAQLLFLLGLLGLGSFYLRKR; encoded by the coding sequence ATGATTCAGATGAAAACGTATTTGTATGTCCATGCGCTGTCTTCCTTAGGATCGCGGATGGATTTGATAGCATGCAGTGCGCTCATTTTCACCTTTGACCACAGCGCGTTTTGGCTGATGGCTTTCTTCGTAGCGCGTCAGGCAGGCGGGATCTTGTTTAGTCTGGCGGCTGGTGTGCTGGCCGATCGGGTGGACAGACGCAGGGCAATGATCGCAAGCGACATCGGAGCGGGACTGGCCGTTTTGTCCATCGTGTTTTTCCCGAATCCGTATGTGGTGGTAGCAGCAGCTTTTTTCAAGGGCATGCTGTACAGCCTGTTTCACATCAGCTTTCAATCTTCCTTGCCGCAGATGTTTGAACGAGATGAGCTCGTCAGGATCAACGGATTAACGGTCCGCTTGGAGTCGGTGGTCGGGATCGTCGGCTTTGCCCTCGGCGGGTTTTTGACCAGCCACGTTGGGTATTCGCTCGTGATTGCCTGCGATGCAGCCAGCTTTCTCGTGTCAGCTGCCGCGCTGACCCGGATGAGGTGGGAACGAGCAGAGCCTGCCATAGCCAAGGTGAATGCATCAGAAGGGGCAGGGTTTCGGGAGACACTCCTTTATTTGGCGAAGCAGCCGATTCTTCTGGTCATCAGTCTGCTAGCTTTGTTCGAGTCGCTCAGTACGTCCGCCCATAACTACGGGCTGCCCTTTTTGGCCGAACAGCTCGCGTCGGCTGATGCTGCCTTGCATGGGTTGATGTGGTCCATGATGAGTCTGGGTGGGATGGCAGGGTCTTTTGTTGCCGGGCGACTCCGCGTGAAGAAGGAAGAGGGGATGTTCGGGGCTTTTCTCCTGCTCGCCCTGGTCGTCATGCTCGCTTTTGCAGGGACCACAAGGGTGAGCGTTCTCGCTTTGCTGGCTGTTGCCGGCTTGTTTGCGGGAGCGGCACAAGTATACGAGAGCACGCTGCTCCAGCAGGCAGACAACCACATTCGCGGCAGAGTCATGGGCGTCCAGAGCTTGCTTAGCCGAATCGGATTTTTTATCGGATTTGTCGCTGCTCCGCCTCTGGCTGCCTGGACCGGCTTGTTCGGGATGGTCGCGCTGGCACAATTGCTATTCCTGCTGGGATTGCTGGGCTTGGGCAGCTTTTATCTGCGGAAACGATAG
- a CDS encoding S1C family serine protease produces MKRKGSLLACSLLVLLTVHAATPGTYAAGTAPAAATTKTPAAAMTDIPGVIARVSPSVVAIVGKPELRGSARENRFNLAHGTGIVVKADGWILTNAHVVKEMDNLTVITVDGKQYAGTVTNMDEESDLALVKIAATGLTPAKFATNYSIKVGETVVAIGTPISVSLRNSASAGIISGVNRSVSSTYRLIQTDASINPGNSGGPLVNLRGEVVGVNSLKFVSVGIDNLSFAIPADTAQYVMNHFFTYGKVNRPYWGAELEESWAAVVGLPTKEPLRITRVEPGSPAEQAGFRAGDVIYSVNQASCTTLVEFNELLKRYLPGQTVEVVVQSGGDLIKRKVTFGKQP; encoded by the coding sequence ATGAAGAGAAAAGGTAGCCTGCTCGCTTGCAGCCTGTTGGTGCTGCTGACCGTGCATGCCGCGACTCCCGGGACATACGCAGCGGGTACGGCGCCAGCTGCTGCGACGACCAAGACGCCTGCGGCAGCCATGACGGATATTCCCGGTGTCATCGCGCGTGTTTCCCCAAGCGTCGTCGCCATTGTAGGGAAGCCGGAGCTGAGAGGATCTGCGAGGGAGAATCGGTTTAATCTGGCCCACGGAACGGGGATTGTCGTCAAAGCGGATGGCTGGATTTTGACGAATGCCCACGTCGTAAAAGAGATGGACAATCTGACGGTCATCACTGTGGATGGCAAGCAGTACGCAGGGACAGTCACCAATATGGACGAGGAGAGCGACTTGGCATTGGTGAAGATCGCGGCTACTGGACTTACACCTGCCAAATTTGCGACGAACTATTCGATTAAAGTCGGAGAGACAGTCGTTGCGATCGGAACCCCTATTTCCGTATCCTTGCGAAATTCGGCATCAGCCGGGATCATCAGTGGCGTCAATCGATCGGTCAGCTCAACTTATCGACTGATTCAGACGGATGCTTCGATCAACCCTGGGAACAGCGGGGGGCCCCTGGTCAATCTCAGGGGTGAGGTAGTCGGAGTCAACTCTTTGAAATTCGTCTCAGTCGGGATCGATAATCTGAGCTTTGCTATTCCAGCAGATACGGCGCAATACGTCATGAACCATTTTTTCACGTACGGAAAAGTAAACCGGCCGTATTGGGGAGCAGAGCTCGAGGAAAGCTGGGCGGCCGTGGTCGGATTGCCCACCAAAGAACCGCTGCGCATCACGCGGGTAGAACCCGGATCGCCAGCAGAGCAGGCGGGCTTTCGGGCAGGAGATGTCATTTACTCGGTGAATCAGGCATCCTGCACGACGCTCGTCGAGTTCAATGAGCTGCTGAAGCGTTATTTGCCGGGACAAACGGTGGAGGTCGTGGTACAGTCTGGCGGGGATCTGATCAAGCGCAAAGTCACTTTTGGTAAACAACCATAA